One part of the Parabacteroides distasonis ATCC 8503 genome encodes these proteins:
- a CDS encoding adenosylcobinamide-GDP ribazoletransferase, whose amino-acid sequence MLRILAAFIFFTRLPFWRLAEVPAACFKNIVSHWALVGWLTAGLSVLVLYATSLILPPSVAILCAMITRLLITGCLHEDGLADFFDGFGGGTSRERILAIMKDSHIGSYGVIGLIFYFGLFYLLVSSLPIELAGCAILAGDPFCKGVSSMIINRLPYARKEEEAKNKTVYSRMTSREYVFSIICAFLPLLWLPQPVYLLAGIFPVITWYFLTSFMKRKIQGYTGDCCGATFLLSELSFYMGFVIIYQTI is encoded by the coding sequence ATGTTGCGGATACTCGCTGCGTTTATATTCTTTACTCGGTTACCGTTCTGGCGGTTGGCGGAGGTTCCGGCGGCCTGTTTCAAGAATATCGTGAGCCATTGGGCGTTGGTCGGTTGGCTGACGGCTGGTTTGTCGGTATTGGTATTGTACGCTACCTCCTTGATTCTTCCGCCATCCGTGGCGATCTTATGCGCCATGATTACCCGATTGCTGATAACCGGCTGCCTGCATGAGGACGGGCTGGCGGATTTCTTCGACGGTTTCGGCGGCGGCACGAGCCGGGAACGCATATTGGCGATCATGAAAGACTCGCATATAGGTAGCTATGGGGTAATCGGACTGATTTTCTACTTCGGACTATTCTACCTACTAGTAAGCAGTCTCCCGATCGAGCTAGCGGGATGTGCCATACTGGCTGGAGATCCTTTTTGCAAAGGCGTCTCCAGCATGATCATCAATCGCCTGCCTTACGCGAGGAAAGAGGAGGAAGCCAAGAACAAGACCGTATATAGCCGAATGACCTCTCGAGAATATGTATTTAGCATCATTTGTGCTTTCTTACCATTATTATGGCTTCCCCAACCTGTTTACTTACTAGCGGGTATATTCCCGGTTATCACTTGGTATTTCCTTACCTCTTTCATGAAGAGAAAGATACAAGGATATACGGGAGACTGCTGTGGAGCGACTTTTCTTCTTAGTGAGTTAAGCTTCTATATGGGTTTCGTGATCATCTATCAAACTATATAA
- the cobT gene encoding nicotinate-nucleotide--dimethylbenzimidazole phosphoribosyltransferase yields MIQFHIEAPDKGLEAALQDKIDNLTKPKGSLGTLEALALQVGLIQQTLSPVLRHPVNVIYASDHGIADEGVSKSPKEVTRQVIHNFLNGGAGVCYLARQHGFELKIVDGGVDFDFPVIPQLIDRKVRKGGTRNFLHEAAMTVEEMEKALQYGADIVTDCYNEGCNVISFGEMGIGNTAASSMWMTCLTQIPLIDCVGAGSGLDSEGVRHKYNVLKRSLENYKGDGSALDVMRYFGGYEMVMAVGGMLRAAELKMIILVDGFIMTNCVLVASRLYPEMQSYCVFGHCGDEAGHKRVLDFLGAKALLDLGLRLGEGSGSVCAYPILDSAVRMINEMHSFKQAAITKYF; encoded by the coding sequence ATGATACAATTTCACATCGAGGCCCCGGACAAAGGGCTGGAGGCCGCTTTACAAGACAAGATCGATAATCTGACAAAGCCGAAAGGCTCATTGGGAACGCTCGAGGCGCTCGCCCTGCAAGTGGGATTGATCCAGCAGACCTTATCGCCTGTCTTGCGTCATCCCGTGAACGTAATCTATGCATCGGATCACGGCATCGCCGACGAGGGCGTAAGTAAATCTCCAAAGGAGGTAACTCGCCAAGTGATCCATAATTTCTTGAACGGAGGAGCGGGAGTTTGTTACCTTGCCCGCCAGCATGGTTTTGAGTTGAAGATCGTGGATGGCGGCGTGGATTTCGATTTCCCCGTTATTCCCCAACTCATCGACCGCAAGGTGCGCAAGGGAGGAACCCGTAACTTTCTTCACGAGGCGGCCATGACCGTGGAGGAAATGGAGAAAGCCCTTCAATACGGAGCCGATATCGTGACGGATTGTTACAACGAAGGCTGTAACGTGATCAGTTTCGGAGAGATGGGTATAGGGAATACGGCGGCTTCCAGCATGTGGATGACTTGCCTCACACAAATCCCATTGATCGACTGTGTGGGGGCCGGTAGTGGACTGGACAGCGAGGGCGTACGGCATAAATACAACGTACTGAAACGCTCGTTGGAGAATTATAAGGGGGATGGAAGCGCCTTGGATGTAATGCGCTACTTCGGAGGGTATGAGATGGTTATGGCTGTAGGAGGCATGTTGCGTGCCGCCGAACTGAAGATGATTATCCTCGTGGATGGTTTTATCATGACGAATTGCGTATTGGTGGCTTCCCGCTTATATCCGGAGATGCAATCGTATTGCGTATTCGGGCATTGCGGCGACGAGGCCGGGCATAAACGGGTACTGGATTTCTTGGGGGCGAAAGCATTGCTCGATCTAGGGCTACGGCTGGGAGAAGGTTCCGGCTCGGTATGCGCTTACCCGATACTCGACTCCGCCGTTCGCATGATCAACGAGATGCATAGTTTCAAGCAAGCGGCAATCACCAAATATTTCTGA
- a CDS encoding bifunctional adenosylcobinamide kinase/adenosylcobinamide-phosphate guanylyltransferase, translating into MSKKVILVTGGQRSGKSGYAQRLALSLSPNPVYLATSRIWDEEFRKRVERHQRDRGPEWTNIEEEKYLSRHDLTDRVVVIDCVTLWGTNFFFDNQSDVELSLSLLKAEFDKLSRQDAYLIFVTNELGMGGVPIDEVQRKFTDMQGWLNQYIASKADEVVLMVSGIPVKIKE; encoded by the coding sequence ATGAGTAAGAAAGTGATCTTAGTGACTGGAGGACAGCGGTCCGGCAAGAGCGGGTACGCACAGAGGCTCGCCTTATCGCTGTCGCCCAACCCGGTTTACCTAGCTACCTCCCGCATCTGGGACGAGGAGTTCCGGAAGCGGGTGGAACGCCACCAGCGAGACCGTGGACCCGAGTGGACCAATATAGAGGAAGAGAAATACTTGAGCCGCCACGATCTTACCGATCGTGTCGTGGTGATCGATTGCGTAACCCTTTGGGGGACTAACTTCTTCTTCGACAATCAAAGCGACGTGGAATTATCTCTCTCCCTCCTCAAAGCGGAGTTCGATAAACTCTCCCGGCAAGATGCCTACCTGATCTTCGTGACGAACGAGCTGGGTATGGGAGGCGTGCCGATAGACGAGGTGCAACGTAAATTTACCGATATGCAAGGCTGGCTCAACCAATATATTGCCTCTAAAGCGGACGAGGTTGTCTTGATGGTCAGCGGAATCCCCGTCAAGATCAAGGAATAA
- a CDS encoding S4 domain-containing protein — protein sequence MEIRLNKLISEAGVCSRREADNFIEMERVTVNGKQPHVGQKVTAEDVVLVDGERLNVEKYIRLQEEEKKEMQQEKELLGTLRKAKPENKGGREGAKMEKFGKFNKYAAARKAQKEGGWKSKTAKLTDEEKLLRDALRPKFGKALSKSAVAQRIAANPKSAALRKTSKNNPINKAKRAAHRKNRNHGGDE from the coding sequence ATGGAAATTAGATTAAACAAACTGATAAGCGAAGCCGGTGTTTGCTCACGCCGGGAAGCGGACAATTTCATCGAGATGGAACGGGTAACCGTAAACGGCAAGCAACCGCACGTAGGCCAGAAGGTCACGGCGGAGGATGTCGTATTGGTGGACGGTGAACGCTTGAACGTAGAGAAATATATCCGCCTGCAAGAGGAGGAGAAAAAGGAGATGCAGCAAGAAAAAGAATTACTCGGCACGCTCCGGAAAGCGAAACCCGAGAACAAGGGAGGCCGTGAAGGCGCTAAAATGGAGAAGTTCGGAAAGTTCAATAAATACGCTGCCGCCCGTAAGGCGCAGAAAGAGGGAGGCTGGAAATCCAAGACCGCCAAGCTTACCGACGAGGAGAAGTTATTGCGAGATGCCTTACGCCCCAAGTTCGGAAAGGCACTGAGCAAATCGGCGGTGGCGCAACGGATCGCCGCCAACCCGAAATCGGCCGCCCTTCGGAAGACGAGCAAGAACAACCCGATCAACAAGGCGAAACGTGCCGCCCACCGGAAAAACAGGAATCACGGAGGCGATGAGTAA
- the cbiB gene encoding adenosylcobinamide-phosphate synthase CbiB, giving the protein MTFNMYWLHHSINLLKIVPFLGGWLSDRLLGDPEGWPHPIVWFGKAISAGEKVLNKGSERVLKGGILAVVLILGVYLICEWILSWAWIIHPQFSGLLTAVGVFYCLSGKTLIKEVKAVFEAVDRSTEEGRRQVARIVGRDTSNLSPQEIRAAALETLSENLSDGVIAPMFWFALLGLPGMMAYKMVNTLDSMIGYKNERYLEFGRIAALIDDIANYIPARLTAYLMLLVSNNWGKRDFVRRFGPEHASPNSGYPEAALAAVLDCQFGGTHDYFGKPVEKPYIGTNARPFTTEDMRIAIQVNSNTELVMGVIVTLILLII; this is encoded by the coding sequence ATGACATTCAATATGTATTGGTTACATCATTCTATCAATTTACTCAAGATCGTGCCCTTTTTGGGCGGTTGGTTATCCGACCGGTTGCTGGGAGACCCGGAAGGTTGGCCCCATCCGATCGTATGGTTTGGCAAAGCGATCAGCGCCGGAGAGAAAGTGTTGAATAAAGGCTCCGAGCGGGTCCTAAAAGGCGGCATACTGGCAGTCGTGCTTATCCTTGGCGTGTATTTAATCTGCGAGTGGATATTGTCGTGGGCTTGGATCATACATCCGCAGTTCAGTGGGTTGCTGACGGCTGTCGGCGTATTTTATTGCCTATCCGGGAAGACGCTTATTAAGGAAGTGAAGGCGGTGTTCGAGGCCGTGGACCGTAGCACGGAAGAAGGACGGCGGCAAGTGGCGCGGATCGTTGGGAGGGATACCTCGAACCTGTCGCCGCAAGAGATACGGGCGGCGGCGTTGGAGACCTTGTCCGAGAACCTGAGCGACGGCGTGATCGCCCCGATGTTTTGGTTCGCCCTGCTGGGGTTGCCGGGGATGATGGCTTACAAGATGGTGAATACACTGGACTCGATGATCGGTTATAAGAATGAGCGTTACCTAGAGTTCGGACGGATAGCGGCGCTAATCGACGATATCGCCAATTACATCCCGGCCCGCCTCACGGCCTATTTGATGTTGCTTGTCTCCAATAATTGGGGGAAAAGGGATTTCGTACGGCGTTTCGGCCCTGAACACGCAAGCCCTAATTCCGGTTATCCAGAAGCGGCCTTGGCGGCGGTCTTGGACTGCCAGTTCGGGGGGACGCACGATTATTTCGGCAAACCGGTGGAGAAGCCTTATATCGGAACGAACGCGAGGCCTTTCACGACCGAGGATATGCGTATCGCCATTCAAGTGAATAGTAATACGGAACTGGTGATGGGTGTGATCGTCACCCTTATTTTACTAATAATATAA
- a CDS encoding RNA polymerase sigma-70 factor: protein MTDEKSILEQFAAGNHTAFRELFMRYHLKVYYFVLGLVKSESDAEDLTQEIFLKLWTHRSRFTEVRTFGSYLYVLAKHTAFNYIESRRVNLESLERAGVEDEERGDTPYEDLVAKDLRLLVDMIVETMPPQRKMIYRMSRDEGLSNTEIAENLQLSKKTVENHLNLALKELRNAVLTFLLVMMC, encoded by the coding sequence ATGACAGATGAAAAATCCATTTTAGAACAATTTGCCGCTGGAAATCATACCGCTTTCCGGGAATTGTTCATGCGTTACCATCTGAAAGTCTATTATTTCGTGCTGGGACTCGTGAAGTCCGAGAGTGATGCCGAGGACTTGACTCAAGAGATTTTCCTAAAGCTTTGGACGCATCGGAGTCGTTTCACGGAAGTGAGGACGTTCGGTTCCTACCTCTATGTGCTGGCGAAGCATACGGCGTTCAATTATATCGAATCCCGCCGGGTGAATCTGGAGAGCTTAGAGAGAGCTGGGGTGGAAGACGAGGAGAGAGGGGATACGCCTTACGAGGATTTAGTTGCCAAGGATTTACGGTTGCTAGTGGATATGATCGTGGAGACCATGCCGCCACAGCGGAAGATGATCTACCGGATGAGCCGCGACGAGGGTTTGTCGAACACAGAGATCGCTGAGAATCTACAACTCTCGAAAAAGACCGTGGAAAACCACTTGAACCTAGCGCTAAAGGAATTGCGGAACGCGGTATTGACTTTCCTTCTTGTTATGATGTGTTAA
- a CDS encoding FecR family protein: MSPIKKILKYFFHHSFSGEMVDRVHQRLAEPGDEREKEEALRDIWNEIGFPEADKRSEMAFARLENTLGVRPRRRLRIPAWVRIAAIWLIPLLSLGVSYYLYRDAQDVKKLAFMEQFVPSGKRERITLPDGSEVWLNSGTLLLYPSDFIGDKREIYLVGEGYFKVRKRPEQPFIVRTKAMRVQVLGTEFNLSAYPDQEKITTTLEEGSLKILPDDPSVAPCILRPNEQLVYIPSRGKMDVRQVVASDYSDWKEGGLLFNNDSFEEILKTLERVYNVKVHLRTSAYHSNRLTIHFNKHESLENIMMLVKEMIPGLEYQIKEDGIYID; this comes from the coding sequence ATGAGTCCTATAAAAAAGATATTAAAATACTTTTTCCATCATTCGTTCTCCGGGGAGATGGTGGATCGGGTACATCAGCGATTGGCGGAGCCGGGAGACGAGCGGGAAAAGGAAGAGGCTTTACGGGATATCTGGAATGAGATCGGTTTCCCGGAGGCGGATAAGCGGAGCGAGATGGCTTTCGCCCGGTTGGAGAATACATTGGGCGTGAGGCCCCGCCGCCGTCTGCGTATCCCGGCGTGGGTACGTATCGCCGCTATCTGGCTGATTCCTTTGTTGTCGTTGGGTGTTTCTTATTATCTATACAGGGATGCGCAGGATGTCAAGAAACTGGCTTTTATGGAACAGTTCGTGCCTTCCGGCAAGCGGGAGCGGATCACCTTGCCCGATGGTAGCGAGGTTTGGTTGAATTCCGGTACCTTGCTGCTTTATCCATCTGACTTTATTGGGGATAAGCGGGAGATCTATCTGGTGGGAGAGGGATATTTCAAGGTGCGAAAACGCCCCGAGCAACCTTTCATCGTGCGGACGAAAGCGATGCGGGTACAAGTGCTGGGCACCGAGTTCAATTTATCCGCCTACCCGGACCAAGAGAAAATAACAACGACCTTGGAGGAAGGTTCCTTGAAGATCCTTCCCGATGATCCCTCGGTGGCTCCATGTATATTGAGACCTAACGAGCAGCTTGTCTACATCCCTTCCCGGGGAAAGATGGACGTGCGGCAGGTGGTGGCCTCGGATTACTCGGATTGGAAAGAGGGAGGCTTGTTGTTTAATAACGACTCTTTCGAGGAAATCTTGAAAACCTTGGAACGTGTCTACAACGTGAAGGTGCATTTGCGTACTTCCGCTTATCATTCCAACCGGCTTACGATCCATTTCAATAAGCATGAGTCGTTGGAGAACATCATGATGTTGGTCAAGGAGATGATACCCGGCTTGGAGTATCAGATCAAAGAGGATGGGATCTATATTGATTGA